One stretch of Cheilinus undulatus linkage group 5, ASM1832078v1, whole genome shotgun sequence DNA includes these proteins:
- the pold2 gene encoding DNA polymerase delta subunit 2, translating to MFSELSAQKQGSSLLSRPASDDPGSVFERMSLAYSSCSESYRVGERSFNRQYAHIYAARLMQMRPLLSERAQQKWGSDVHIRKLCDLQTGEQCCIVGTLFKRMDLQPSILREISDEHNLLPQPARAKYISETDELILEDELQRIKLEGKIDRDKCVTGSVIAVYGAEKNDGKFTVEDFCLADLPPQKPRPALSSDRFVLLASGLGLGSSHADSMLGLQLLVDMVTGQLGVQGEQSGAAMISRVLLAGNLLSHSTQDKDASTKAKYLTKKTQAGSVEAMRLLDELLLQLVASVPVDLMPGQYDPTNYTLPQQPLHRCMFPLSSVYPTLQLASNPHQVNIDGVRFLGTSGQNVGDIQKYSSRDSHLEILEETLRLRHLAPTAPDTLGCYPFYQKDPFILEECPHIYFSGNAPVFESKLIKGPDGQEVLLVTIPEFSSTQTACLVNLRALECEPVSFSAFSADEDEESEMNISH from the exons ATGTTCTCCGAGCTGAGCGCCCAGAAGCAgggctcctctctgctctctcgCCCTGCCTCAGATGACCCGGGTTCGGTGTTTGAGAGGATGTCTCTGGCCTACAGTTCCTGCTCTGAGAGCTACAGAGTCGGTGAGCGGAGTTTCAACCGGCAGTATGCTCATATTTACGCAGCACGACTCATGCAGATGAGGCCATTGCTGTCAGAGAGAGCCCAGCAGAAGTGGG GGTCTGATGTGCATATCAGGAAGCTGTGTGATCTCCAGACAGGGGAGCAGTGTTGCATTGTGGGTACCTTGTTCAAGCGTATGGACTTGCAGCCATCTATTCTGAGAGAGATCAGTGAtgag CACAACCTGCTGCCTCAGCCCGCACGAGCCAAATACATCAGTGAAACAGACGAGCTGATTCTGGAGGACGAGCTGCAGAGGATCAAACTGGAGGGCAAAATTGACAGAGATAAGTGTGTCACAG gtAGTGTTATTGCAGTATATGGAGCAGAGAAGAATGATGGAAAGTTCACAGTTGAAGACTTTTGCTTGGCTGATCTTCCTCCACAGAAGCCGAGACCTGCACTGAGCTCTGACAG GTTTGTGCTCCTAGCTTCAGGACTTGGCCTCGGCAGCAGTCACGCCGACAGCATGCTGGGGCTACAGTTGCTGGTTGACATGGTAACTGGTCAGCTGGGTGTCCAGGGGGAGCAGAGTGGGGCAGCGATGATCTCTAGAGTCCTTTTAGCGGGTAACCTTCTGAGCCACAGCACACAGGACAAGGATGCATCAACAAAG GCAAAGTACCTCACTAAGAAGACTCAGGCTGGCAGTGTGGAGGCGATGCGTTTACTGGATGAGCTGCTCTTGCAGCTGGTG GCCTCAGTTCCAGTGGATTTAATGCCAGGCCAGTATGATCCCACCAACTACACCCTCCCACAGCAGCCCCTCCACCGCTGCATGTTCCCCCTGTCCTCTGTGTATCCCACACTACAGCTAGCCTCTAATCCACACCAGGTTAACATCGATGGAGTAAG GTTCCTGGGCACATCTGGCCAGAATGTAGGCGACATCCAGAAGTACAGTAGCAGAGACAGTCACCtggaaatcctggaggaaacaCTACGACTCAGACACCTGGCCCCTACTGCACCTGATACTCTAG GTTGTTACCCATTCTACCAAAAAGACCCTTTCATTTTGGAAGAGTGTCCCCACATTTACTTCAGCGGCAATGCCCCAGTCTTTGAGTCCAAGCTCATTAAAG GTCCTGATGGCCAGGAAGTCCTTTTGGTGACGATTCCAGAGTTCAGCAGCACCCAAACTGCATGTCTAGTAAATTTACGCGCTCTTGAATGTGAGCCAGTCAGTTTCTCTGCTTTCTCTGCTGATGAGGATGAGGAAAGTGAGATGAACATCAGCCACTGA
- the LOC121509433 gene encoding non-POU domain-containing octamer-binding protein-like: MQGNRGPQQNHGPSRPGEQKKPGGSNTNGQQPEPTEQTNPNEALTLDLQSFRKPGEKTFTQRSRLFVGNLPTGVTEEDLEKLFAKYGKASEIFINKERGFGFIRLETRIIAEIARAELDDAPFRGRPIRVRFATHGAALTVKNLPEFASNELLEEAFAVFGQIERAVVIVDDRGRPTGKGIVEFTSKPAARKALDKCSDGAYLLTAFPRPITVEPMEQYDEEEGLSEKLINKNQQFHKEREQPPRFAQPGSFEYEYAMRWKALMEMEKQQYEMVDRNMKEAQEKLEAEMEAARHEHQVMLMRQDLLRRQEELRRMEELHSQEVQKRKQAELRQEEERRRREEEMMKRQQEGFRGNFSENREQEMRMHMGNHGMSMNRNSLGGNSGSAGTSGLAAENTPLMSAQGNNNMPGGQGGFPRGLPGSGDYGPPNKQRRF, from the coding sequence ATGCAAGGAAACAGAGGCCCCCAGCAGAACCACGGCCCCAGCCGTCCCGGGGAGCAGAAAAAACCCGGAGGATCAAACACTAACGGCCAGCAGCCCGAGCCGACCGAGCAGACCAACCCCAATGAGGCCTTAACCCTGGATCTGCAGAGCTTCAGGAAACCGGGAGAGAAAACCTTCACCCAGCGTAGCAGGCTGTTTGTGGGAAACCTACCGACCGGAGTTACAGAGGAGGATCTGGAGAAGCTGTTCGCTAAGTATGGCAAGGCCAGTGAAATCTTTATCAACAAAGAGAGAGGCTTCGGGTTCATCCGGCTGGAGACCAGAATCATCGCTGAAATCGCCAGAGCAGAGCTGGATGATGCTCCATTCAGAGGCAGGCCCATACGAGTGAGGTTTGCGACACACGGTGCAGCTTTAACAGTGAAAAACCTGCCTGAGTTTGCGTCCAATGAGCTGCTGGAGGAGGCCTTCGCTGTGTTTGGTCAGATAGAAAGAGCTGTGGTGATAGTGGATGACCGAGGCAGGCCCACAGGGAAGGGAATAGTGGAGTTCACCTCAAAGCCAGCTGCAAGAAAAGCCCTGGATAAGTGCAGTGATGGTGCTTATCTTCTCACAGCCTTCCCTCGACCTATTACAGTGGAGCCCATGGAGCAgtatgatgaagaggagggtctgTCAGAAAAGCTCATCAACAAAAACCAGCAGTTCCACAAAGAGCGTGAACAGCCACCTCGATTTGCTCAGCCAGGCTCCTTCGAGTACGAGTACGCCATGCGTTGGAAGGCCCTGATGGAGATGGAGAAGCAGCAGTACGAAATGGTGGACCGCAACATGAAGGAGGCGCAGGAGAAGCTGGAGGCCGAGATGGAGGCAGCCAGGCACGAGCACCAGGTGATGCTGATGAGGCAGGACCTGCTGAGGAGGCAGGAAGAGCTGCGGAGGATGGAGGAGCTCCACAGTCAGGAGGTACAGAAGAGGAAACAGGCCGAGCTCCGGCAGGAAGAGGAACGTcgaaggagggaggaggagatgatGAAGAGGCAGCAGGAAGGCTTCAGGGGCAACTTCTCTGAAAACAGGGAGCAAGAAATGAGGATGCATATGGGCAACCATGGCATGTCCATGAACAGAAACTCTTTGGGTGGAAATTCTGGCTCTGCTGGTACTTCTGGCTTGGCTGCAGAGAACACCCCCTTGATGTCTGCCCAAGGAAACAACAACATGCCTGGAGGACAGGGGGGCTTCCCCAGAGGCCTCCCTGGCTCCGGAGACTATGGACCTCCTAACAAGCAGCGCAGATTTTAA